The following proteins are co-located in the Xyrauchen texanus isolate HMW12.3.18 chromosome 41, RBS_HiC_50CHRs, whole genome shotgun sequence genome:
- the LOC127634648 gene encoding uncharacterized protein LOC127634648: MIMRCSSLLLVGMVTLGISEFCSAGPLHAQCKVEWYFSLPCRSVYEALVTQIKKWRTLSTCATGGEKCLYKLQSASVHFISAKHTTPVKRYVDDINFRLVSYGFFSHCHVSAMSVSETWYAVTDHGTNYCNLYNLMEGSRLTEAPGYKEITSDFLCTQRSSANCTVY, translated from the exons ATGATCATGCGCTGCTCTAGCTTGCTCTTGGTTGGTATGGTGACATTAGGAATATCTGAGTTCTGCTCTGCTGGGCCCCTTCATGCCCAGTGTAAAGTCGAGTG GTATTTCAGTCTCCCTTGCAGGAGTGTATATGAAGCTCTGGTCACACAGATTAAAAAGTGGAGGACACTGTCAACCTGTGCCACGGGAGGGGAGAAATGCCTCTATAAG TTGCAGTCTGCGTCTGTACACTTCATTTCAGCCAAACACACAACACCAGTAAAGAGATATGTTGATGATATCAACTTCAGACTGGTCTCCTATGGATTCTTTTCACATTGCCATGTATCG GCCATGTCAGTGTCAGAGACCTGGTATGCTGTCACAGATCATGGCACCAACTACTGTAACCTCTACAACTTAATGGAAG GCAGCAGACTTACTGAAGCTCCAGGATATAAAGAGATCACCAGTGACTTCCTGTGCACCCAGCGATCATCTGCTAACTGTACTGTGTACTAa